One window of the Magnolia sinica isolate HGM2019 chromosome 19, MsV1, whole genome shotgun sequence genome contains the following:
- the LOC131235281 gene encoding cysteine-rich receptor-like protein kinase 11: protein MQCTNDLPRRDCGACLEDAVGRIPTCCNGKQGGRVVGPSCNLRGTDMSSPHGIHVGLLDRLVIIRTETNGPADMIQYGIVYQLGIANKSTSIAVYLLSWIYVVVVVAIYLVIMHAHDKYSAKEHIYYRAVKLFVICLTTLVVIILLRFTR, encoded by the exons ATGCAGTGCACAAACGATCTGCCGAGGAGAGATTGCGGTGCGTGTTTAGAAGATGCTGTGGGTCGGATTCCTACGTGTTGTAATGGAAAACAAGGTGGGAGAGTTGTTGGACCAAGTTGCAATTTGAG GGGAACTGATATGAGCAGTCCACATGGCATACATGTTGGCCTGTTAGACCGTCTTGTAATTATACGGACAGAAACTAATGGTCCAGCTGACATGATACAG TATGGGATCGTATACCAGCTTGGCATTGCCAATAAAAGCACCAGCATTGCCGTCTATTTGCTGTCTTGGATCTATGTGGTTGTGGTTGTTGCTATTTATCTGGTAATCATGCATGCTCATGACAAGTACTCTGCGAAGGAGCACATTTACTACCGGGCAGTTAAATTGTTCGTCATCTGCCTCACGACACTGGTGGTCATCATATTGCTGAGATTCACCAGGTGA
- the LOC131234770 gene encoding DNA repair protein RAD5B-like, with the protein MSNVAVIVPKSGTSLWADLWILADAMGLGKTVMTIAVILGKLFRESPDDQQVEEQNQDFDNKKTKNGQKDPQTKSLPTVKGGTLVVCPLALLGQWKNNLEDLYSLLCFLHVEPWCNWAWYVHETTLPT; encoded by the exons ATGTCAAACGTTGCAGTAATTGTTCCAAAGTCTGGAACCAGTTTGTGGGCAGATCTATGG ATTTTAGCAGATGCAATGGGGCTTGGAAAGACTGTAATGACTATTGCAGTAATACTTGGAAAACTATTTAGGGAGAGTCCAGATGaccaacaagttgaagaacaaaatcaggattttgacaacaagaaaacaaagaatGGTCAGAAAGATCCTCAAACCAAAAGCCTGCCCACAGTTAAAGGAGGAACTCTTGTTGTCTGTCCATTGGCATTGTTAGGCCAGTGGAAG AATAATCTGGAAGACCTCTACAGCCTTTTGTGCTTCTTACACGTCGAGCCATGGTGCAACTGGGCCTGGTATGTGCATGAAACAACACTACCAACTTAA